In one Mucilaginibacter sp. PAMB04168 genomic region, the following are encoded:
- a CDS encoding 2Fe-2S iron-sulfur cluster-binding protein, protein MEIIKASGYDILATCGGKGLCATCHVQVVQGLNLLPLPNPNEMQTLDILYDAEPASRLACQLKTFQIPEGAIFKIKQDDY, encoded by the coding sequence ATGGAAATCATTAAAGCTTCGGGGTATGATATTCTGGCCACCTGCGGCGGTAAGGGCCTATGCGCCACGTGCCATGTACAGGTTGTACAGGGACTAAACTTGTTACCGCTCCCTAATCCAAACGAAATGCAAACGCTTGACATTTTATACGATGCCGAGCCCGCCAGTCGTCTGGCTTGCCAGTTAAAAACATTTCAAATACCTGAGGGAGCCATATTTAAAATAAAGCAAGATGATTATTAG
- a CDS encoding cyanophycinase, with protein sequence MEENNTCPVPNGTLLIIGGAEAKEDNQEAEKNDSQYSIGMEVLSCFVNLLEAEHAVVEVITSASSSEPEESFKNYERSFKDLGVYQINHIHHDNRADVKLDELEERITAAHGVFIAGGDQLKLTAVYGGTDVLLLLKQRYIHDRLIIAGTSAGAMAMSTPMIYQGVGRDEMIAGNVKITTGLEFLRDVCIDTHFVNRGRFVRMSQVIATNPTSIGVGIEEDTAMIVRNGKEAEVVGCGVIIVINGYESHGTNIHNHGDDEPLTIRGLNVDILSKGEKFIIPELNPPHK encoded by the coding sequence ATGGAAGAGAATAACACCTGTCCGGTGCCAAATGGTACATTACTTATAATAGGTGGAGCCGAAGCCAAAGAAGATAACCAGGAAGCCGAGAAAAACGACAGCCAGTATAGCATAGGCATGGAAGTATTATCTTGCTTTGTAAACTTGCTTGAAGCTGAGCATGCCGTTGTTGAGGTAATAACTTCGGCATCATCTTCTGAACCGGAAGAGTCATTTAAGAACTATGAACGTTCTTTCAAGGATTTGGGTGTTTATCAGATAAATCACATACATCATGATAACAGGGCGGATGTTAAGTTAGATGAGCTTGAAGAAAGGATTACTGCCGCACACGGCGTTTTTATTGCTGGTGGCGATCAGTTGAAACTAACTGCCGTATATGGTGGTACTGATGTGCTATTATTGTTAAAACAGCGGTATATACACGATAGGTTGATCATTGCGGGTACAAGCGCTGGCGCCATGGCTATGTCTACCCCGATGATATACCAAGGCGTTGGCCGGGATGAAATGATTGCCGGCAATGTGAAAATTACAACCGGGCTGGAGTTTTTGCGTGACGTATGTATTGATACCCACTTTGTAAACCGTGGGCGCTTTGTACGTATGTCGCAGGTTATTGCTACTAATCCAACCTCTATTGGTGTAGGTATTGAAGAAGATACCGCTATGATTGTAAGGAATGGCAAGGAGGCCGAAGTAGTTGGCTGCGGCGTTATTATTGTTATAAATGGTTACGAAAGCCATGGTACAAACATTCATAATCATGGCGATGACGAGCCTTTAACCATACGCGGGCTTAATGTTGATATCCTATCTAAAGGCGAGAAATTTATTATCCCTGAGCTTAACCCCCCACATAAGTAA
- a CDS encoding glycosyltransferase family 1 protein, with the protein MKNIINTLPTNLLCFSHLRWDFVYQRPQHLLSRFAAYFKVYFLEEPLFEDCSEASLSFSPREGNIFVGVPHLPHGLSEQEVISTVGSLLNQFLQDKDLEDFAFWYYSPMAMSFSEKHTPKVTIYDCMDELSAFKNAPKALKDMEKKLMKYADVVFTGGHSLYEAKKNQHANIYPFPSSIEKEHFAKARKAKAEPQDQAGIKGPKLGFYGVIDERFDIELIRGIADARPDWQIMLIGPVVKIDPATLPKNANIHYLGQKTYKELPAYLSGWDVALIPFALNESTRFISPTKTPEYLAAGIPVVSTPIKDVVNPYGTKNLVHIGATALEFVQAIDQELAVADRKQWLKKVDTFLALNSWDMTHQQMQKHILNVARSKNNISVAS; encoded by the coding sequence ATGAAAAACATAATAAATACATTACCAACAAACCTGCTATGCTTTTCACATTTGCGCTGGGACTTTGTGTACCAGCGTCCACAACATTTGCTGAGCCGTTTTGCCGCCTACTTTAAAGTTTACTTTTTAGAAGAGCCGCTTTTTGAGGACTGCTCCGAGGCCAGCCTTTCTTTTTCACCACGCGAGGGCAACATTTTTGTAGGTGTACCTCACCTGCCGCACGGCCTTTCTGAACAGGAAGTGATCAGCACTGTGGGCAGCCTGCTTAATCAGTTTTTACAGGACAAGGACTTAGAAGACTTTGCCTTCTGGTACTACTCACCCATGGCCATGTCTTTCTCTGAAAAACATACGCCTAAGGTGACCATATACGATTGCATGGACGAGCTCTCTGCCTTTAAGAACGCCCCTAAAGCGCTTAAAGACATGGAAAAGAAGCTCATGAAGTATGCTGATGTGGTCTTTACCGGTGGTCACTCACTGTACGAGGCTAAAAAAAATCAGCATGCCAACATCTACCCCTTCCCTTCCAGCATCGAAAAGGAACATTTTGCCAAAGCCCGTAAAGCCAAAGCAGAACCGCAAGATCAGGCAGGGATTAAAGGCCCTAAGCTGGGCTTTTACGGGGTGATCGATGAGCGCTTTGACATTGAACTCATTCGCGGTATTGCTGATGCCAGACCCGATTGGCAGATCATGCTCATAGGCCCGGTTGTAAAGATCGACCCGGCTACTTTGCCCAAAAATGCCAACATCCATTATCTGGGACAAAAGACCTACAAGGAACTGCCGGCTTACCTGTCGGGCTGGGATGTGGCCCTCATTCCTTTTGCGCTGAATGAGTCCACCCGCTTTATCAGTCCAACTAAAACGCCTGAGTACCTGGCAGCAGGCATACCGGTGGTATCCACTCCTATCAAAGATGTGGTGAACCCTTATGGCACCAAAAACCTGGTGCACATCGGCGCAACGGCTCTGGAGTTTGTGCAGGCGATTGATCAGGAACTGGCCGTTGCTGACAGAAAACAATGGCTCAAAAAAGTCGATACTTTTCTTGCGCTTAACTCCTGGGATATGACGCATCAGCAAATGCAAAAACACATTCTAAATGTTGCCCGTAGTAAGAACAACATTTCTGTAGCCAGTTAA
- a CDS encoding family 1 glycosylhydrolase, with the protein MKIWGGIECTINRVSDSYIDQLTYSGHYNRPEDIKLFAELGVEKLRYPVLWEKHQPDSNIKIDWTDTKNKLNLLKEHNIDPIAGLVHHGSGPAYVNMLEDSFVYGLAEYAGKVAEEFPWINYYTPVNEPLTTARFCGLYGIWHPHGTGDKSFLKILINECKATTLAMQAIRKVNPNAKLVQTEDLGKIHSTPLLKYQADFENHRRWLSFDLLCGKVTPSHALYRYIIDSGINAEELTFFTENPCTPDIFGFNYYLTSERYLDENIDRFPEHTHGSNGRHTYADVEVLRVGNAQASGIYALLKEAWERYHQPMAITEVHLHCTREEQLRWIKTIWDAAVKLKNEKVDVRGITAWALLGSFGWNRLLTQPNGDYEPGVFDVLSGYPRATALTQMLKCLSKGEDFNHPVMNGKGWWEREIRVLYNHSAHQLIKSTEPVASPLLIVGKSNSLAYAFARVCKLRNIRFKMLSKTELDITNRDQIERVIQDVKPWAIINTADFLQIDHAEIACNSCYELNTQGAENLSYFTGKYGIKLVNFSTDLVFDGEKNEHYLENDLVKPLNIYGQSKALAEECVLKNDPSALVVRTGALFSAWDSNNYVISVLNNLKSRTSIMAEHDVFVSPTYVPDLVNAALNLLIDGEYGIWHLANHGSESWANFATELAQRAGYSAHLITPVPLHSMDYRAVRPKYSALKSQRGMLLPSLDKALNSFFDELRLTA; encoded by the coding sequence ATGAAAATTTGGGGTGGTATCGAGTGTACGATCAACCGTGTCAGTGATAGTTATATTGATCAACTGACCTATTCGGGGCACTACAACAGACCTGAAGACATTAAACTATTTGCCGAACTGGGCGTTGAAAAATTAAGATACCCAGTATTATGGGAAAAACACCAGCCAGATAGTAATATAAAAATAGACTGGACAGACACTAAAAATAAGCTAAACCTACTAAAAGAGCATAACATAGATCCTATTGCAGGATTGGTACACCACGGCAGCGGCCCCGCTTACGTAAATATGCTCGAAGACTCCTTTGTATACGGACTTGCAGAATATGCCGGAAAAGTTGCCGAAGAATTTCCTTGGATAAATTATTACACACCTGTAAACGAACCATTAACAACCGCGCGCTTTTGTGGGCTATATGGTATATGGCATCCGCACGGAACCGGCGACAAAAGCTTTCTAAAAATTCTTATTAATGAATGCAAAGCTACTACCTTGGCAATGCAGGCTATACGTAAGGTAAATCCGAACGCCAAACTGGTGCAAACCGAAGATTTGGGTAAGATACATAGCACGCCGCTGCTTAAATACCAAGCCGACTTTGAGAACCACCGCCGGTGGCTAAGTTTTGATTTGTTGTGTGGAAAGGTTACACCGTCGCACGCACTGTACAGGTATATTATTGATAGCGGCATAAACGCAGAAGAATTAACATTCTTTACTGAGAACCCTTGCACACCGGATATTTTTGGATTCAACTATTACCTTACATCAGAGCGTTATCTGGATGAAAATATAGATCGTTTTCCGGAACATACGCACGGCAGCAACGGCCGCCACACCTATGCCGACGTAGAAGTACTGCGCGTTGGCAATGCACAGGCTTCCGGAATTTATGCGCTGCTTAAAGAGGCCTGGGAGCGTTATCATCAGCCAATGGCCATAACCGAGGTACACCTGCACTGTACACGTGAAGAACAATTGCGCTGGATTAAAACGATTTGGGATGCAGCAGTAAAACTCAAAAATGAAAAAGTAGATGTTAGGGGCATTACTGCTTGGGCCCTTTTAGGTTCATTCGGCTGGAACAGGCTGCTTACCCAGCCCAACGGCGATTATGAACCTGGCGTTTTTGATGTGCTATCGGGCTATCCACGCGCTACCGCATTAACGCAGATGCTCAAATGTCTTTCAAAAGGTGAAGATTTCAATCATCCGGTAATGAATGGCAAGGGATGGTGGGAAAGAGAAATAAGGGTGCTATATAACCATTCGGCTCATCAGCTTATCAAAAGCACCGAACCGGTCGCTTCACCATTATTAATCGTAGGCAAATCAAACTCACTGGCTTATGCATTCGCACGGGTATGTAAGCTAAGAAACATCAGGTTTAAAATGCTCAGCAAAACAGAGCTTGATATCACTAACCGCGACCAAATTGAACGGGTTATACAGGATGTTAAGCCATGGGCTATTATTAACACAGCCGACTTTTTGCAGATCGACCATGCCGAAATTGCGTGTAACAGCTGCTATGAGTTAAATACTCAGGGTGCCGAAAACTTATCTTATTTTACCGGGAAATACGGCATTAAACTAGTCAACTTTTCAACCGATTTAGTTTTCGATGGCGAAAAGAACGAACACTATCTGGAAAATGACCTGGTTAAACCACTTAACATTTACGGCCAAAGCAAAGCCCTGGCAGAGGAGTGTGTATTAAAAAATGATCCGTCGGCTTTAGTTGTACGCACCGGCGCTTTGTTTAGTGCATGGGATTCAAACAATTATGTAATCAGTGTACTCAATAATTTAAAGAGCCGTACATCCATTATGGCTGAGCATGATGTTTTCGTTTCGCCAACTTATGTGCCCGATCTGGTAAATGCCGCACTTAACTTATTAATTGACGGCGAATACGGCATTTGGCATCTGGCCAATCACGGCAGCGAAAGCTGGGCTAATTTTGCTACTGAACTGGCCCAACGAGCTGGTTACAGTGCTCATTTAATAACCCCGGTACCCTTGCACTCAATGGATTACCGGGCAGTAAGACCTAAGTACAGCGCACTAAAAAGCCAGCGCGGAATGCTTCTGCCATCGTTAGATAAAGCCTTAAACAGCTTTTTTGACGAATTGCGCTTAACAGCATAA
- the pncB gene encoding nicotinate phosphoribosyltransferase, whose protein sequence is MPTHPMVSLPSLLDNDFYKFTMQQGVIRLFPYAKARYQFINRGKHSFPPGFAQALREAVNDMAHLQLTREEKNFLRVTCPYLDPLYLDFLEGYRYNPEEVQIEQHDNELQVHIEGLWYRTILWEVPIMSLICELYYKLNHTERISNEEVTERTKEKIERYTALGVNVAEFGTRRRHSYQVQRMVVQALRQYGPNSFVGTSNVHMAMLHQTKPIGTHAHEWFMFHAARYGFKMANALGLEHWVQVYRGDLGIALSDTYTTGVFFKQFDKMFSKLFDGVRHDSGDPLQFADQVIAHYNSLGIDPLTKTIIFSDALNYDKVARIAGHCRNRVGISFGIGTNFTNDVGPQAMNIVIKMTEACPHNGEWTEVVKLSDEHGKYTGSEHMIGLAKTILGIV, encoded by the coding sequence ATGCCTACACACCCAATGGTTTCATTACCATCACTTTTAGATAACGATTTCTACAAGTTCACAATGCAACAGGGTGTTATTCGATTATTTCCGTACGCCAAGGCTCGTTACCAGTTCATTAACCGCGGCAAGCACAGCTTTCCGCCAGGGTTTGCACAAGCCCTGCGTGAGGCTGTAAATGATATGGCCCACCTACAGCTCACCCGCGAAGAAAAAAACTTTCTACGTGTTACCTGCCCTTACCTTGATCCGCTTTATCTGGATTTTTTGGAAGGCTACCGTTACAATCCCGAAGAGGTACAAATAGAGCAGCATGACAACGAGCTTCAGGTACACATTGAAGGTTTATGGTACCGCACCATCTTATGGGAAGTGCCCATCATGTCGCTCATATGCGAGTTGTATTACAAGCTCAATCATACCGAACGGATCAGCAATGAAGAGGTTACAGAGCGCACTAAGGAAAAGATTGAAAGGTACACTGCTCTCGGTGTTAACGTAGCCGAATTTGGCACCAGGCGCAGGCACTCGTACCAAGTGCAACGCATGGTTGTACAAGCATTGAGGCAGTACGGACCAAACAGCTTTGTGGGCACCAGCAACGTACACATGGCCATGCTTCATCAAACCAAGCCTATCGGTACGCATGCACACGAATGGTTTATGTTCCATGCGGCCCGTTATGGTTTTAAAATGGCTAATGCCCTGGGGCTTGAGCATTGGGTACAGGTATACCGGGGCGATTTAGGTATTGCTTTATCAGACACGTATACGACCGGCGTATTCTTTAAGCAGTTTGATAAAATGTTCTCTAAGCTTTTTGATGGCGTACGACATGACAGCGGCGACCCTTTGCAATTTGCAGATCAGGTAATTGCACATTATAACAGTTTAGGCATCGATCCTTTAACTAAAACCATCATCTTTTCGGATGCTTTAAATTATGATAAGGTAGCGCGTATTGCCGGACACTGCCGCAACCGCGTGGGCATATCATTTGGTATTGGTACAAACTTTACTAATGATGTTGGGCCACAGGCAATGAACATTGTGATTAAAATGACCGAGGCTTGTCCGCATAATGGCGAATGGACTGAGGTGGTAAAACTTTCAGACGAGCATGGCAAATACACCGGCAGCGAGCACATGATTGGTTTGGCAAAAACAATATTAGGCATTGTGTAA
- a CDS encoding FRG domain-containing protein — protein MREVEVDNIEDYLKLIKLSKEENISDGNFEDFLFRGQTADYPLIPKICRLKAKGELLQVEQLLLHEFKRTNPLLIEGHSPMDDWDYLTLGQHFGLPTRLLDWSNNALTALWFATGESYGDEENSTYSVVWILMAHQKDFDLNIEKVSPFDVKQTKIFRPRIIKQRINNQSGVFSVPSSEELLHKRYMNESDSYADKLIKVKIPADKLVDIRTDLNTVGVNAFTIFPELEGLCTYLQWRYFE, from the coding sequence ATGAGGGAAGTAGAGGTTGATAACATTGAAGATTATCTGAAGCTAATTAAATTAAGCAAGGAAGAAAATATAAGCGATGGTAACTTTGAAGATTTTTTATTCAGAGGACAAACGGCCGACTATCCGCTCATTCCCAAAATATGCCGGTTAAAAGCTAAAGGCGAACTGCTACAGGTAGAACAGCTACTTTTGCATGAATTTAAGCGAACCAATCCATTACTTATTGAAGGGCATAGCCCAATGGATGACTGGGATTATTTAACCTTGGGGCAGCACTTTGGTTTACCAACCCGCTTGCTCGATTGGTCTAACAATGCACTAACAGCCCTTTGGTTTGCCACAGGTGAAAGCTATGGCGACGAAGAAAATAGTACTTATTCAGTAGTGTGGATACTAATGGCCCACCAGAAAGACTTTGATTTGAACATAGAAAAAGTAAGCCCTTTTGATGTGAAGCAAACGAAAATTTTCAGGCCGCGCATTATCAAACAACGGATCAACAATCAATCCGGCGTGTTCAGTGTTCCTTCATCGGAAGAATTGTTACATAAACGCTATATGAATGAGAGTGACAGTTACGCCGATAAGCTTATTAAAGTTAAGATTCCGGCCGACAAGCTGGTTGATATCAGGACAGACCTTAATACCGTAGGTGTAAACGCATTTACCATTTTCCCTGAACTTGAGGGGCTGTGCACCTACCTGCAGTGGCGGTACTTCGAATAG
- a CDS encoding LUD domain-containing protein, translating into MSSRDTILAAVASNKPEAMPIPDIEPFKHIGYDDVLAQYETVLTAIGGAVHRVSNWDEIKTIVKEKYDSQHVRVLSLVPELDEVATSAYEINPAAHQLADVELAVIKAHFGVAENGSVWVTEELLGHRAVPFICQHLAAVITADNMVDTMHRAYMRIADTQYGWGAFIAGPSKTADIEQSLVLGAHGPRSMTVFVLDQQN; encoded by the coding sequence ATGAGCAGCAGAGATACAATTTTAGCAGCGGTAGCAAGTAATAAGCCTGAGGCAATGCCTATTCCGGATATTGAACCTTTTAAGCATATTGGTTACGATGATGTGCTGGCACAGTACGAAACGGTGCTTACCGCCATTGGGGGCGCTGTTCACCGTGTGAGCAATTGGGACGAAATTAAGACCATTGTTAAAGAAAAGTATGACTCCCAACATGTGCGGGTGCTAAGTTTAGTTCCGGAGCTTGATGAAGTAGCGACTTCTGCTTATGAAATAAACCCGGCCGCCCACCAACTGGCCGACGTAGAACTGGCAGTTATCAAAGCGCATTTTGGTGTTGCTGAAAATGGTTCTGTTTGGGTAACCGAAGAATTGTTGGGCCACCGGGCAGTACCTTTTATTTGTCAGCACTTAGCCGCGGTAATAACGGCCGACAATATGGTAGACACCATGCACCGTGCTTATATGCGTATAGCAGATACCCAGTATGGATGGGGCGCATTTATAGCAGGCCCTTCTAAAACTGCCGACATTGAGCAATCACTGGTGCTTGGCGCTCACGGACCACGCTCCATGACCGTATTTGTGCTGGATCAACAAAATTAG
- a CDS encoding lactate utilization protein B, translated as MTTTTKDHAELADIFNKDEERVDWHDETLWWIRAKRDKSVHQLPEWEALREAASNIKFNVLSNLDTYLTAFEAAAKANGITVHWAADAQEHNQIVHGLLTENKVTQMVKSKSMLTEECHLNDYLATHGIEVIDSDLGERIVQLAGEAPSHIVLPCIHKKKEEIGDLFHMYLGTPSNMSDPQFLTETARGSLRETFLTRKVALTGVNFAVAETGEFVVCTNEGNADMGAHLADVHIACMGIEKLIPKREHLGVFLRLLTRSATGQPITTYSSHFSKPRAGQQMHLVLVDNGRSVQLGRKDFRNSLKCIRCGACMNTCPVYRRSGGHSYHTAVAGPIGSILAPNLDMKKYADLPFASTLCGSCSNVCPVKIDIHDQLYKWRQVLVKEGYAPTGKKIAMQVMAATLASPTLYHAAGKMGRATIKYAPFAVNNKLNPWYKQRDMPESPKESFGEWYGKNRSKK; from the coding sequence ATGACTACAACAACAAAAGACCACGCCGAACTGGCCGATATATTCAATAAAGACGAGGAGCGTGTTGACTGGCATGATGAGACCTTATGGTGGATACGTGCCAAGCGCGATAAAAGCGTGCACCAGCTGCCCGAGTGGGAAGCTTTGCGTGAGGCTGCCTCTAACATTAAGTTTAATGTACTAAGTAACCTCGATACCTACCTTACAGCATTTGAGGCTGCGGCCAAGGCCAATGGCATTACTGTGCATTGGGCTGCCGATGCTCAGGAGCATAACCAGATTGTGCATGGTTTGCTTACCGAGAACAAGGTAACACAAATGGTTAAAAGCAAGAGCATGCTTACCGAGGAGTGCCATTTGAACGATTACCTGGCCACGCATGGCATTGAGGTGATCGACTCCGACCTGGGTGAGCGTATTGTGCAGTTGGCTGGCGAAGCGCCCAGCCACATCGTACTGCCCTGCATCCATAAAAAGAAAGAAGAAATAGGCGACCTTTTTCACATGTACTTGGGTACGCCATCTAATATGTCAGACCCGCAGTTCCTGACCGAAACAGCACGCGGAAGCCTGCGCGAAACTTTCCTAACCCGTAAAGTGGCCCTAACCGGGGTAAACTTTGCCGTGGCCGAAACCGGCGAGTTTGTAGTGTGTACCAACGAGGGTAACGCCGATATGGGCGCCCACCTGGCCGATGTACATATTGCTTGTATGGGTATTGAAAAACTGATTCCTAAACGGGAGCATTTGGGTGTGTTTTTAAGATTACTAACCCGTAGTGCTACCGGCCAGCCTATTACCACTTACAGCAGCCACTTTAGTAAACCAAGGGCAGGGCAGCAAATGCACCTGGTACTGGTAGATAACGGCCGTAGTGTGCAACTGGGCCGGAAAGATTTCCGCAACTCGTTAAAATGTATACGTTGCGGTGCATGCATGAACACTTGTCCGGTGTATCGAAGAAGCGGCGGGCACAGTTATCATACCGCTGTGGCTGGGCCTATAGGTTCTATCCTGGCACCAAACCTGGATATGAAAAAGTATGCCGACTTGCCGTTTGCTTCTACGCTTTGCGGCTCGTGCTCAAACGTATGTCCGGTTAAGATTGATATACACGATCAGCTTTATAAATGGCGGCAGGTGCTGGTGAAGGAAGGTTATGCACCAACCGGTAAAAAGATAGCCATGCAGGTTATGGCAGCTACGCTGGCATCCCCAACTTTATACCATGCAGCCGGTAAAATGGGCAGAGCTACTATTAAGTATGCACCATTTGCGGTAAACAACAAGCTTAACCCGTGGTACAAACAACGTGATATGCCCGAATCTCCCAAAGAATCATTTGGCGAGTGGTACGGTAAAAATAGAAGCAAGAAGTAA
- a CDS encoding (Fe-S)-binding protein yields the protein MTVGLFIPCYVDQFYPGAAIATLQLLEKLGVNVVYPPNQTCCGQPMANSGFEHLTGGCNRLFIDNFSGFDYIVSPSGSCVLHIREHLHDDKRPAEAKEVSHKVWELTSFLTDVLKVESLPSRFPHKVGVHQSCHGQRGLHLSSMTELVAPSFSKPGSLLNMVKDLELIELDRKDECCGFGGTFCVAEEAVSAKMGKDRVADHLKHGAEYITGADMSCLMHMEGILKRQGSKVKVLHIAEILNSEG from the coding sequence ATGACTGTAGGACTATTTATACCGTGTTACGTTGATCAGTTTTACCCGGGGGCGGCCATAGCCACCCTACAGCTGTTAGAAAAGCTGGGGGTAAATGTTGTGTATCCGCCTAACCAAACCTGTTGCGGCCAGCCTATGGCTAATTCGGGTTTTGAGCATTTAACGGGTGGCTGTAACCGGTTATTTATCGATAATTTTTCGGGTTTTGACTATATCGTGTCGCCCTCGGGCAGTTGTGTGCTGCACATAAGGGAGCATTTGCACGATGATAAGCGCCCGGCAGAAGCCAAGGAGGTTAGCCATAAGGTTTGGGAACTTACATCGTTTTTAACCGATGTGCTGAAAGTGGAAAGCCTGCCTTCGCGTTTTCCGCACAAGGTTGGTGTACACCAAAGTTGCCACGGCCAGCGCGGACTGCACCTGAGCTCGATGACCGAACTGGTTGCGCCGAGTTTCTCTAAGCCGGGCTCACTTTTAAACATGGTGAAAGACCTGGAACTGATTGAGCTGGATCGCAAAGACGAATGCTGTGGCTTTGGCGGTACGTTTTGCGTAGCCGAAGAAGCGGTGTCGGCCAAAATGGGAAAAGACCGTGTCGCCGATCACTTAAAACATGGTGCCGAATATATTACCGGTGCTGATATGTCATGCCTTATGCACATGGAAGGCATTTTAAAACGTCAGGGTAGTAAAGTTAAAGTGCTACACATTGCCGAGATTTTGAATAGCGAAGGTTAA
- a CDS encoding FGGY family carbohydrate kinase — protein MTPTPVIAVFDVGKTNKKLFLLDEDYNIVYEKSARFIETLDEDGDACENLESLQLSIFDSLHEIYRLDQFEIRAINFSSYGASLVYINEQGEPLAPLYNYLKAYPEEISRKFYQEYGSPEKIAAETASPVLGNLNSGMQLYRIKHQKPDLFNQVKYALHLPQYLSLLVSGAAYSDITSIGCHTQLWDFNQQDYHSWVKAEHLRKKLAPIFPSNQALAMIIEGRSCAVGIGLHDSSAALIPYLVSFTEPFVLLSTGTWCISLNPFNNQPLTPEELSKDCLAYLQYQGKPVKASRVFSGNEHEQEVKRIAAWFKQSVVKYRTMPYQPEIIAKLKAEQPPASTVKDGTGLITSGFSKRDLAAFATDIEAYHQLMLDLASLQYQSTQLVLQGTSVKDIYVDGGFGKNEIFMNLLADLFPDVKVWAASVAQATAVGTALAIHKSWNNKALPNNLIQLKRYNTASNTVHI, from the coding sequence ATGACGCCAACACCCGTAATAGCAGTATTTGATGTAGGCAAAACCAACAAGAAATTATTTTTGCTGGATGAAGACTATAACATCGTTTACGAAAAGTCGGCAAGGTTTATTGAGACGTTAGATGAGGACGGCGACGCCTGCGAAAATCTCGAAAGTTTGCAGCTGTCTATTTTTGATTCTTTGCATGAAATTTACCGCCTCGATCAGTTTGAGATCAGGGCTATTAACTTTTCATCGTACGGAGCAAGCCTGGTATACATTAATGAACAGGGGGAGCCATTGGCCCCCCTGTATAATTACCTTAAAGCTTACCCCGAAGAAATAAGCAGGAAGTTTTACCAGGAGTATGGCTCGCCCGAAAAAATAGCTGCCGAAACGGCATCACCGGTATTGGGCAACCTAAATTCGGGGATGCAGTTGTACCGCATTAAACACCAGAAGCCTGATTTGTTTAACCAGGTTAAATATGCCTTACACCTGCCGCAGTACTTGAGTTTATTGGTGTCGGGTGCGGCCTATTCTGATATTACCAGTATAGGCTGCCATACGCAGCTTTGGGACTTTAACCAGCAGGATTATCATTCGTGGGTTAAAGCTGAACATCTTCGTAAAAAGCTGGCTCCTATATTTCCGTCAAATCAGGCTTTGGCTATGATTATTGAAGGCAGGAGCTGTGCTGTTGGTATTGGCTTGCACGATAGTTCCGCCGCGCTTATTCCTTACCTGGTGAGCTTTACCGAGCCTTTTGTGCTTTTATCTACCGGTACCTGGTGCATAAGCCTTAATCCGTTCAATAACCAGCCCCTAACACCTGAAGAGTTAAGTAAAGACTGTTTGGCCTACCTGCAATACCAGGGTAAACCGGTAAAGGCATCGCGCGTATTTTCGGGCAATGAGCATGAGCAGGAGGTTAAGCGCATAGCGGCCTGGTTTAAGCAAAGTGTTGTAAAATACCGTACAATGCCTTATCAACCCGAAATTATTGCTAAGCTGAAAGCAGAGCAGCCACCGGCAAGTACTGTTAAAGATGGCACAGGCCTAATCACTTCGGGCTTCTCGAAAAGGGACCTTGCTGCATTTGCAACGGATATTGAGGCTTATCATCAACTGATGCTTGACCTGGCTTCGCTGCAATATCAATCAACTCAACTGGTGCTGCAAGGAACCAGCGTAAAAGATATTTATGTAGACGGAGGTTTTGGGAAGAATGAGATCTTTATGAATCTTTTGGCTGATTTGTTTCCGGATGTTAAGGTATGGGCCGCTTCTGTAGCGCAGGCTACTGCTGTAGGTACCGCGCTGGCTATCCACAAATCATGGAATAATAAAGCTTTGCCTAATAATTTAATTCAACTTAAACGTTATAATACAGCATCGAATACTGTACATATATGA